DNA from Coriobacteriaceae bacterium:
CATGAGCTTCTGGTCGTTGATGTCACGCGGGTTAAAACCCTCGTGGCCCTCACGACCCGCGAAGAGTCCTTCGACCCACTTATCGAAGGCCTCGGCAGAGAACACGTACAGAGCATCGACATCCAGGGCTTTGAACACGCGAACGTGCTCTCCAAGCTCCTCGCGAAGGGGTGCAGGCAGGGATAGACGACCTTTTGCATCGAGATTGCGCTCGTATGCACCCGTCATTCCCATGTGCGCCCTCCCCTCGGTTACTCAGATGGCACGTACGCGGGGAACCACCCCGCCTGTCGACGTCATCAATAATATGGGGAACCGCCCCATTTTTCAACACCTTTCCCCACCCCTTCCCCCACCCCGCCCCACCACTCCACCCTCAATATGTTGTAAAACACCCCCGAGCATATGTTCGAAAACACAATATGTTGTGTTTGCAGCAAAGGCGTGATGCCACCTGTAGAACCACGCCCGCGAACCTCAACCTTCAAGTTGACCTTGAGGCGATTTTTACGTCCCTTTACACGCCGTTCACATCGCCCCCAAACTCCCCCACCCACGACACACACGGCCCACCACCGCGTCGGTGTCTGGCGAAAAATGGGACGGGCCCCAGATTGCCCATGCGCGCAAAAGTGCGTCTCGGCAA
Protein-coding regions in this window:
- a CDS encoding division/cell wall cluster transcriptional repressor MraZ, translated to MGMTGAYERNLDAKGRLSLPAPLREELGEHVRVFKALDVDALYVFSAEAFDKWVEGLFAGREGHEGFNPRDINDQKLMRAINKRTTSMDVDSAGRIGLSESLRKQANLDREVTVVGNYDHLEVWDRAAADEDDDDEALLDLFFS